The nucleotide sequence CCCGCAGCGTATAGCTGACATTGGCATTGATGATCCAGTCGGCCTCGATCTTCGGCTTGCCGCCGGTCTCGTCGATCGCCGAGCCCATGTAGTTGGCGTTCACTGCGGCACCCCAAGATCCCAAGGACCAGCGGGTGGAGAGACGGCCCTTAAACTCCGGATAAACCACATTACCATCGAACGTGCCGAGGTAGCTGTAGGTGTCGGAAGTCACGGCCGTTTGCTGCTCCTGCGTCAGGTAGTTGGTGAGTGAGGCGCCAAAGACGAAGTCGCCCACGGTATCGGTATTCCAGCGATACGCAGCTTCCACGTCGACGTATTCCGTCTTTTGGAAGGCCACGTTGCGCGGGCCCACGCCCAGCAGCTGATCAATCGTGACCCCGTCCGGTGCGGTAGCATCGGATTGAAGCACAATACGGTCAGCAAAATCGGCGTTGGGATTACCGGGACCGCCAGAACGAACCCAGGCGTCGACCACACCTTGCACCGAATAAACGATGAGGTTGGACTGATCGATGAGCGCCCAGTCAACCGTGATCTCCAAGCCGGGAATGGCCTTGGGCGAGTAGGTCGCACCGAAGCTATAGATGTCGGACTCTTCGGGAGAGAGCGCTTCACCGGAACGTTGTGAGCCGATGTAGCTTACGGACACCTGATAGAGGCGCAACGGGTCGTTGGCGTCAAAACGGGTGTCGATGATCTCAGGGAAGGACTCGAAGCCCGGATTGTAGAGGTCCAACAGAGCCGGAGCCACAAAGCCTTGAGAGAAGTTGGCGCGCAGCGTCAGCTCGTCTTCGATGGCCTGCCAGCGCAGGCCGGCGGAACCGACCTTGGCTTCAAACTCGTCCGCATAATCTTCGAAACGGTAAGCCAGCGTGCCGGATAGCGTGTCGGTGATCGGAATCGCCGTTTCGCCGTAAACACCCATGACCTTACGACCACCTTCGGTGATACCGTCAGCCGCATTCCAACCGACCGAACCGGACAGCTTGATCGCGTCAGGCTTGGAGAGGACGTCCTGCTTGCGATACTCGAAACCGACGACGCCTTCGACATAACCCGCCGGCAGCTCGAAGAGCTCGGTGCCGTTCAACTTGAGGTCGAAGACCTGGGTCTTGCTGTTGACCGCGGTGTTGGTATCGACCTTGAGCTCGTCGATCAAGCTTTGGGGGTTGTAAGGCGCGTCCGGGTCGATGCCGCCGCCACCGAGTTCGGGAGCGAGGATGAACGAACGCGTGAAGTAATTATAGTCAGCCGTCGTGTTGGTGCCGGAATAGCTACCTTCGAGTCGGGCTTGATCGATACCATTCAGCTCCTTGTCGCTGGTCGACTCTTCGGAGTAAAGCCAGCTGGCCTCGAAGCTCACCGTGTCCGTGATCTCGCCGGTCATCGCACCAACCAAACGGAATACGTCACGATCGACCACATTCATACGCGGACCGAAATCCACGAAACGATAAACGTTGTAGGGTTCGTTACCCGGAGTCGTCTCGGCCGCCGCACCAAACAACTGGTTATACCAATAATTGTTCAGGTTGATGCCTTGGAAGGAGGAATAGGGCGAAGGAGCCAACTGGAACTCGGAGTGCGTGTTCGCATAGTTGACATCGAAGCTGAGTTCGAGGTTGTCCGTGATATCGTAGGCACCGTTGGCGTAGAAATTGTAACGCTTGTTCGGGTTAACCATCGTGGTGAAGTTTTCGTAAGGAAAACGAGAACCACCATCTTCCGGAGCTGCGTTGTTCCACGGTTGGAAGTCGGTCAACGAAGTCGCAACCGTGACACCTGGCTTGAGCGTCCAGTCGGTCGCCCCCGGGTTGCCGTTGGCCGCGTTGATCGCGTCGTAATCGGTGCCCCAGAAGTAGAAACGACCGGGGTTGCCATAGGTGGAGTTACCACCGCCGAGCGCGTATTCGCGGTCGGGAGCATAGAGACCCGCTTGCTCATCAAAGCTGGCCCCGAGGAAGAAACGGAATTTGTCCCCGTTGCCACCGACGCTGAAGCTGGCCTGCTTGCGAGCCACATCCGTATCGGTCGTGTTACCATAATACATGGTAGCTTCGCCGCCATCGGGATTGCTCTTCAGGATAACGTTGATGACACCCGCAACCGCGTCCGTTCCGTATACCACGGAACCGCCGCTTTTGAGGATTTCGATCCGCTCAACCATCGAGAAAGGAATCGCGTTGAGGTCAACCGCCGAGCCCGTGCCGGAAGGGGTCATGCGACGGCCATTGACGAGAACAAGGGTGTTCTCACCACCGATACCACGCAAAGCGATCTGCGAAGTGCCGTTACCGCCATTGGTGTAGTTGCTGCCGATCGTGCCACCACCACCGGAGTAGGGCAGCTCGCGCATGTAATCAACGAGGGTGGTCGCGCCAGAGGCCGCGATGTCGACGCTATCGAAGCTAATCGTGGGGAGAGCACCTTCCACCGAAGCGGCGGAAAGGCGGGAGCCCGTGACTTCGAATTGCTCGAGGACGATTTCTTCATTTGCGGAAGAATCGGAGGATCCGCTGGTAGCCTGCGCAAAAGCAACAGAGCTGACGCTAGCGCTCAGGATAAGCGCAAGCGGCATCGCGAATCCCTTGAAGGGACGGATATTCATAGTTCGTGTAGTTGTGTTGTAGTTGATCTAAGATCAGCTGACACGAGGCCAACTGATCCCCATCACTCATGAACGAAACGTCACAACGATGGATGAAACGCGCTTAATCACGGGTAATCTGCGACAAAACGGCTTCTCGTTGCGACGAACGGTCATGAGTGATTTTTGGTCTGGTGCGCCGAAGCTAACGCCATGCCAAACCTTACAAACCATATAAACCGGTGTCTGAACAGTTCAAAATAGCCCACCGTCTGGCCCATAAACCGGGCTCAAGATACGTTTTGGCAACATTAGTAAAAGTTGAGGGTTCATCTTACCGGCGAGCCGGTGCCCAACTGCTAATCCCGGCAAGGGGCTCTGTAATCGGTTCAATCAGTGGCGGTTGCTTGGAATCCGACCTCATTGCCCATGGCAGGTCCTTGCTGGCGTCGAAGCGCTCCACCGACCTGGTGACCTATGACACCACCTCCGAAAATGACCTGCTTTGGGGGGTGGGCACCGGCTGTCACGGCGTCGTGAAGATCCTACTCGAAGTAATCGACGGCGTCGTAA is from Synoicihabitans lomoniglobus and encodes:
- a CDS encoding TonB-dependent receptor plug domain-containing protein — translated: MNIRPFKGFAMPLALILSASVSSVAFAQATSGSSDSSANEEIVLEQFEVTGSRLSAASVEGALPTISFDSVDIAASGATTLVDYMRELPYSGGGGTIGSNYTNGGNGTSQIALRGIGGENTLVLVNGRRMTPSGTGSAVDLNAIPFSMVERIEILKSGGSVVYGTDAVAGVINVILKSNPDGGEATMYYGNTTDTDVARKQASFSVGGNGDKFRFFLGASFDEQAGLYAPDREYALGGGNSTYGNPGRFYFWGTDYDAINAANGNPGATDWTLKPGVTVATSLTDFQPWNNAAPEDGGSRFPYENFTTMVNPNKRYNFYANGAYDITDNLELSFDVNYANTHSEFQLAPSPYSSFQGINLNNYWYNQLFGAAAETTPGNEPYNVYRFVDFGPRMNVVDRDVFRLVGAMTGEITDTVSFEASWLYSEESTSDKELNGIDQARLEGSYSGTNTTADYNYFTRSFILAPELGGGGIDPDAPYNPQSLIDELKVDTNTAVNSKTQVFDLKLNGTELFELPAGYVEGVVGFEYRKQDVLSKPDAIKLSGSVGWNAADGITEGGRKVMGVYGETAIPITDTLSGTLAYRFEDYADEFEAKVGSAGLRWQAIEDELTLRANFSQGFVAPALLDLYNPGFESFPEIIDTRFDANDPLRLYQVSVSYIGSQRSGEALSPEESDIYSFGATYSPKAIPGLEITVDWALIDQSNLIVYSVQGVVDAWVRSGGPGNPNADFADRIVLQSDATAPDGVTIDQLLGVGPRNVAFQKTEYVDVEAAYRWNTDTVGDFVFGASLTNYLTQEQQTAVTSDTYSYLGTFDGNVVYPEFKGRLSTRWSLGSWGAAVNANYMGSAIDETGGKPKIEADWIINANVSYTLRARDQFETKLTIGGTNLLDNPPPTTPGAFSNNYSERSYSPLGRYLYVKLEQQF